From the Roseibium salinum genome, one window contains:
- a CDS encoding calcium/sodium antiporter, with product MTYLAILLGLVLLVAGGDILVRGSVGLAQRFGISELLIGLVLVGFGTSTPELMTSLLAALDGSPGIAVGNVAGSNIANILLILGLSALIFPIRVQPAALYRDGPANALAALAFTGLALTGMIGRVEGIVLLAGLAGYLVLTYRMESGRNTPSAEMHRSEAHSVTAQPAAAGLPVNIAMALGGLVMILGGAHFLVTGAVSLAQAMGVSDAVIGVTIVAVGTSLPELVTSVIAAVRRQADIALGNILGSNLFNILGILGITAAIAPLQVPPEIAGFDIWVLLAATAALIVFCMSGWRISRREGVLMLVGYVAYTATVTAMALR from the coding sequence ATGACATATCTTGCAATTCTGCTCGGACTGGTTCTGCTGGTCGCGGGCGGCGATATTCTGGTGCGCGGGTCCGTGGGCCTTGCGCAGCGTTTCGGCATTTCCGAACTCCTGATCGGCCTTGTGCTGGTGGGCTTCGGGACCTCCACGCCGGAATTGATGACCAGCCTTTTGGCTGCCCTTGACGGTTCGCCCGGCATCGCCGTCGGCAATGTGGCCGGGTCGAACATCGCCAACATTCTTCTCATCCTCGGTCTCTCGGCCCTGATCTTTCCGATCCGCGTCCAGCCCGCCGCGCTCTACCGCGACGGTCCGGCCAACGCGCTGGCCGCGCTTGCCTTCACGGGCCTGGCCCTCACCGGCATGATCGGCCGGGTGGAAGGGATCGTCCTGCTGGCGGGCCTTGCCGGTTATCTCGTCCTCACCTACCGGATGGAAAGCGGCCGCAACACGCCGTCCGCCGAGATGCATCGCAGCGAAGCCCATTCGGTAACCGCGCAACCGGCGGCCGCCGGCCTGCCCGTCAATATCGCCATGGCCCTCGGCGGCCTGGTGATGATCCTCGGCGGCGCCCATTTCCTCGTCACCGGCGCCGTCAGCCTTGCGCAGGCCATGGGTGTCAGCGATGCCGTCATCGGCGTTACTATCGTTGCGGTCGGCACTTCCCTGCCCGAGCTGGTCACCTCCGTCATTGCCGCTGTGCGGCGCCAGGCGGATATCGCGCTCGGCAACATACTCGGCTCGAACCTGTTCAACATCCTCGGCATTCTCGGCATCACGGCCGCGATCGCCCCGCTTCAGGTGCCGCCCGAGATTGCCGGTTTCGACATCTGGGTCCTTCTGGCCGCCACCGCGGCGCTGATCGTCTTCTGCATGAGCGGCTGGCGCATCAGCAGGCGCGAAGGGGTGCTGATGCTGGTCGGATATGTGGCCTATACGGCAACGGTCACCGCAATGGCTCTTCGATGA
- a CDS encoding PLP-dependent aminotransferase family protein encodes MTNWHPEIPDGQGPLYIRLADRIAEDISTGALAAGAKLPPQRDLAYDLGVTVGTIGRAYAMIRQRGLVSGEVGRGTFVLGSPHAAQLEEKAKPDLDQRSGPSRQGSEQATDSWIKGAMAVPQDTAFGGTRISVPAPEAIRFDSTTAPEIGQAEIIGRLTAAIVADCPYDIASYTRAVPDSWRMAGQQWLARNGWTPPEGSIVPTHGAQAASMAILAATTAPGDQIAFEDLTYSSIARGAALSGRRPVEVARDDEGPIPEDLARVCAQKHPKMLFLTPTMHNPTVGQMGEDRRREIVAIARRNNLWIIEDEVYGSLRDTATPPLAALAPERTFHVGSLSKSVAAGVRGGWVSSPLSHAQRIYTAHKMLTGGISFLLAELSARLVLSGAAVAMREKILAEIAARHDLVKHYLGTYDLEAAPDAPFLWLKVPEPWLSGTFKAAAAASNVLIDDEDEFKSGRSGKVHHRVRIGVTNPLTREETAKGLGIIRNLLEDSCACYDSFE; translated from the coding sequence ATGACAAATTGGCACCCAGAGATTCCAGACGGCCAGGGGCCGCTCTATATCCGCCTCGCGGACCGGATCGCCGAGGATATTTCAACCGGCGCGCTGGCCGCGGGCGCGAAGCTGCCGCCCCAGCGCGACCTTGCCTATGACCTGGGCGTAACCGTCGGCACGATCGGCCGGGCCTATGCGATGATCCGGCAGCGGGGCCTGGTGAGCGGCGAAGTCGGGCGCGGCACGTTTGTGCTCGGCAGCCCCCATGCCGCCCAACTTGAGGAAAAGGCCAAACCGGACCTCGACCAGCGGTCCGGCCCCAGCCGGCAAGGCTCGGAACAGGCGACCGACTCCTGGATAAAAGGAGCCATGGCGGTCCCGCAGGACACCGCCTTCGGCGGAACCCGGATTTCCGTGCCCGCGCCGGAAGCCATCCGCTTCGACAGCACGACGGCCCCGGAAATCGGTCAGGCGGAAATCATCGGCAGACTCACTGCGGCGATCGTCGCTGATTGCCCCTATGACATTGCCAGCTATACGAGAGCCGTCCCGGACAGCTGGCGCATGGCGGGACAACAATGGCTGGCGCGCAACGGCTGGACGCCGCCGGAAGGCAGCATCGTGCCAACCCATGGTGCCCAGGCCGCCAGCATGGCGATCCTTGCCGCAACCACGGCCCCGGGCGACCAGATCGCGTTCGAGGATCTCACCTACAGTTCTATCGCCAGGGGCGCGGCACTGTCCGGACGCAGGCCCGTTGAGGTCGCGCGCGATGACGAGGGGCCCATTCCCGAAGACCTTGCCCGCGTCTGCGCGCAAAAGCATCCGAAAATGCTGTTCCTGACGCCGACCATGCATAACCCGACGGTTGGCCAGATGGGCGAAGACCGGCGCAGGGAGATTGTCGCCATTGCGCGCCGGAACAATCTCTGGATCATTGAGGATGAGGTCTACGGATCGCTGCGGGATACCGCGACTCCTCCTCTGGCCGCCCTGGCCCCGGAACGCACATTCCATGTGGGCTCCCTGTCCAAGTCGGTCGCCGCAGGTGTACGCGGTGGCTGGGTGTCCAGCCCGCTCTCCCATGCACAGCGGATTTACACCGCCCACAAGATGCTGACCGGCGGCATTTCGTTTCTCCTCGCCGAGCTTTCCGCCCGGCTGGTGCTGTCCGGCGCCGCCGTCGCGATGCGCGAAAAGATCCTGGCGGAAATCGCCGCCCGGCACGACCTGGTAAAGCACTATCTCGGCACCTACGACCTGGAAGCCGCACCGGATGCACCGTTCCTGTGGCTGAAGGTTCCCGAGCCATGGCTGTCAGGCACGTTCAAGGCGGCGGCGGCAGCTTCCAACGTCCTGATCGACGACGAGGACGAGTTCAAATCCGGCCGCTCCGGCAAGGTTCACCACCGGGTCCGGATCGGCGTCACCAATCCGTTGACGCGCGAGGAAACCGCCAAGGGGCTCGGCATCATCCGCAATCTCCTGGAAGACAGTTGCGCGTGCTACGACAGTTTCGAGTGA
- a CDS encoding DUF1127 domain-containing protein, with protein sequence MSRLWFRRELLEVLSARLAGWSRTARTRRQLLDLTERELNDLGLTREAAYQEAIRPFWDSKDLWGHRR encoded by the coding sequence TTGTCCAGGCTGTGGTTCCGCAGGGAGCTGTTGGAGGTTCTGTCGGCAAGGCTTGCAGGCTGGTCGCGCACGGCGCGGACACGCAGACAGTTGCTGGATCTGACCGAGAGGGAGCTCAATGACCTGGGCCTGACCCGCGAAGCCGCGTACCAGGAAGCCATCCGGCCGTTTTGGGACAGCAAGGACCTGTGGGGGCATCGCAGGTGA
- a CDS encoding peroxiredoxin-like family protein, whose product MLVPRQPVPDLKVETLTSGTFDIAGDEAGFATLVVFYRGLHCPICGTYLKELGRLTPDFAAKGVKTIAISSDTRDRAGQMADKVGFPDLRFGYGLPLSVARNWGLFISTSRGKTSIGIDEPELFSEPGVFLVKPDGTLYFAAVQTMPFVRPHFQELLGALDFVQKNDYPARGEYTGAV is encoded by the coding sequence ATGCTTGTCCCACGCCAGCCGGTCCCCGACCTGAAAGTTGAAACCCTGACCTCCGGCACTTTCGACATTGCCGGGGACGAAGCCGGGTTTGCCACTCTCGTCGTCTTCTATCGCGGCCTGCACTGCCCGATCTGCGGCACCTATCTGAAAGAACTCGGGCGCCTGACCCCGGATTTCGCCGCCAAGGGCGTCAAGACAATCGCGATCTCGTCCGACACCCGCGACCGTGCCGGGCAGATGGCCGACAAGGTAGGCTTTCCGGATCTCCGCTTCGGCTACGGCCTGCCGCTTTCCGTTGCCAGAAACTGGGGGCTGTTCATCTCCACCAGCCGCGGCAAGACGTCGATCGGCATCGACGAACCGGAGCTCTTTTCCGAACCGGGCGTGTTTCTGGTCAAGCCCGACGGAACGCTCTATTTCGCCGCCGTCCAGACCATGCCCTTCGTCCGCCCGCATTTCCAGGAACTGCTCGGCGCGCTCGATTTCGTGCAGAAAAACGACTATCCGGCGCGCGGCGAATATACAGGCGCCGTTTGA